In the genome of Coturnix japonica isolate 7356 chromosome Z, Coturnix japonica 2.1, whole genome shotgun sequence, one region contains:
- the PDE4D gene encoding cAMP-specific 3',5'-cyclic phosphodiesterase 4D isoform X6, which produces MPEANYLLSVSWGYIKFKRMLNRELTHLSEMSRSGNQVSEYISNTFLDKQHEVEIPSPTQKEKEKKKRPMSQISGVKKLMHSSSLTNSSIPRFGVKTDQEDVLAKELEDVNKWGLQVFRVAELSGNRPLTVIMHTVFQERDLLKTFKIPVDTLITYLMTLEDHYHADVAYHNNIHAADVVQSTHVLLSTPALEAVFTDLEILAAIFASAIHDVDHPGVSNQFLINTNSELALMYNDSSVLENHHLAVGFKLLQEENCDIFQNLTKKQRQSLRKMVIDIVLATDMSKHMNLLADLKTMVETKKVTSSGVLLLDNYSDRIQVLQNMVHCADLSNPTKPLHLYRQWTDRIMEEFFRQGDRERERGMEISPMCDKHNASVEKSQVGFIDYIVHPLWETWADLVHPDAQDILDTLEDNREWYQSTIPQSPSPAPDDQEEGRQGQTEKFQFELTLEEDGESDTEKDSGSQVEEDTSCSDSKTLCTQDSESTEIPLDEQVGEEVEEEENQTEPCVVDHSPDT; this is translated from the exons atgcCTGAGGCAAACTATTTACTCTCAGTTTCTTGGGGATACATAAAG TTTAAAAGAATGCTCAACCGGGAGCTAACTCACCTGTCTGAAATGAGCAGATCAGGCAACCAGGTCTCAGAATATATATCAAACACATTTTTAG ATAAACAACATGAAGTTGAAATCCCTTCTCcaacacagaaagagaaagagaaaaagaagagaccAATGTCTCAGATCAGCGGAGTCAAAAAACTGATGCACAGCTCCAGTTTAACCAATTCCAGTATTCCCAGGTTTGGAGTTAAAACAGACCAAGAAGATGTTCTTGCCAAG GAACTAGAAGATGTGAACAAATGGGGCCTTCAGGTTTTCAGAGTAGCAGAGCTCTCCGGAAACAGACCTTTGACAGTCATCATGCACACTGTTTTTCAG gAACGAGATctgttaaaaacatttaaaattccAGTGGATACTTTAATAACTTACTTGATGACCTTAGAAGACCACTACCATGCAGATGTAGCATATCACAATAACATACATGCTGCAGATGTTGTTCAGTCAACCCATGTTCTGCTGTCAACCCCAGCATTAGAG GCAGTGTTCACTGATTTGGAGATTCTTGCAGCAATTTTTGCCAGTGCAATACATGATGTAGATCATCCTGGGGTTTCAAACCAATTTCTTATCAACACAA ATTCTGAACTTGCCTTGATGTACAATGACTCATCAGTACTGGAGAATCATCACTTAGCTGTGGGCTTCAAGCTGCTACAGGAAGAAAATTGTGACATTTTCCAGAATTTGACCAAAAAACAGAGGCAATCATTGAGGAAAATGGTCATTGACATT GTCCTTGCTACAGACATGTCTAAACATATGAATCTTTTGGCTGATTTAAAAACTATGGTTGAAACCAAAAAAGTGACAAGTTCTGGAGTCCTACTTCTTGATAACTATTCAGATAGGATTCAG GTTCTTCAGAATATGGTGCACTGTGCAGATCTCAGCAATCCAACCAAGCCGCTCCATCTCTACCGCCAATGGACAGACAGGATAATGGAGGAATTCTTCCGCCAAGGAGATcgggaaagagagagaggaatggAGATAAGTCCCATGTGTGATAAGCACAATGCGTCTGTAGAAAAATCACAG GTGGGCTTTATTGACTATATTGTTCATCCTCTGTGGGAGACATGGGCAGATCTCGTTCACCCGGATGCCCAGGATATCTTGGATACACTGGAGGACAATCGAGAATGGTACCAGAGCACAATCCCTCAGAGTCCCTCTCCTGCACCTGATGACCAGGAAGAGGGTAGACAGGGGCAGACTGAAAAATTCCAGTTTGAACTAACACTGGAGGAAGATGGTGAGTCAGACACTGAAAAGGACAGTGGAAGTCAAGTAGAAGAAGACACCAGCTGCAGTGACTCGAAGACACTTTGCACACAGGATTCAGAATCTACTGAAATTCCTCTTGATGAGCAAGTAGGGGAAGAagtagaggaggaggagaatcAGACAGAACCTTGTGTAGTAGACCATTCTCCTGACACGTAA